GTTACCTGTTCAACCTGGAGGTCCAGGTGGAGGAGGAGCCGGCGGGCGAGGTCGTCGAGGGTGACGTCGCGCTCGAGGCCGACGGTGCGGACGGGTCCGACGGGGACGGCGCGGCTGTCGACCTCGACAAGAAGCCCGTCATCCGGGCCAAGGGCCTCGAGCCGGTGCGGCAGCCGCAGGGCCTGACCTACGCCGGTCCGTCGGAGGACGGCGAGGTCGTCGCCCGCCGTGACGCGGTGACGAAGGCCGACGACCCCTACGCGGACACCGGCCGCAACGACCTGTGCCCGTGCGGCTCCGGCAAGAAGTACAAGCGGTGCCACGGCGCGCCCGGCGGCCCGACCGGGCTGACGGCCCGCGTCAACGGCTGACCGTTCCGCACGTCCGACGGCCGCTTCCCCACCGGGGGAGCGGCCGTCGTCGTACGCGCGTCGGGTGCTGCGGCGGTCAGGCGAACTCCAGGGCCGTGCAGATCCACCGCTCCGCCCGCAGCTCGAAGCGGGCCGCGACGGCTCGGGACCGCCGGCCATAGCGCACGTGGGCGCTGACCTCGGCGACGTCGTCGGCCACGAAACCGGCGTGCACGCTGCGCACCTGGGGCCGCACGGCGTCGCGGGCCCGGCCCCCGCCGCGGACGCTGGCCCGGGCCACGAGGTGGCCCCGGCGGGTGAGGTCGGTGTGGACCGGTGCGGCCGTCCACCGCAGCAGCTGGCTGGCCGGGCGGTCGCCGCCCGCGATCTCGGCGGCCGCCTGCACGTAGCGGTGCGCCCAGCTCTCGAGACGGCGACGGCGGCGGAGGTCGACCCGCACCACGTCCGCACCCGGCCCGGCGACGGCGGGACCCGTGCGCTGCGGCGCCGGGGCCGGCGGGTCGAGCACGGGGACGAGGTCGAGGGCGAGGGTGCCCTGGACGGCGTCGCGGACCGGGCTGACCGGCCTCCGGCCCGCGAGCGGCACCACGCTGCCGCGCGGGGCGGGCTGGTGGCTGGGGTTCGTCGGGACGATCGGGCTGGTCGGGGACGTCGGGCGGCGGTCGGTCGTGGTCATCGGGTGCTCCTCACTCGCTCGGACGGGACAGGGCGCCCAGGTCGAGGCGCTGGCCGGGAAGGATCAGGTCGGGGTCGGGCCCGATGACGTCGGCGTTCGCGCGGTGCAGCGCCAGCGTCGCCTCGAGCGCGGCGGTGTCGTCCGCAGCGGGCGGGAGGTGGGCCGCTGCGATCGACCAGAGGTCGTCGCCGGTGACGACCACGTGGTGGGGGAGGTCCTCGTCGCCCGCGGGCCCGGGCCCGGGCCCGGTCCCGGCGTCGGCGGCCGTCGCCGGTCCCACCGCGGGGACGAGGCCGTCGGGGCGGTCGGGCAGCGGCAGGCCGTCGAGCAGCTCGGCCGTGGGCGAGGCGGCCCGCCCGCCGGCGAGGGCGCCCACGGCGCCTGCCGTCCCGACGGCGGTCTCACCCGTCGTGGAGGGGTCCGCCGCCGGCGCGGTCCCGGCTGTCGCGGGCTGGGCCAGGGCCACCGCGGTCGTCACGCCCAGGGCGAGCAGCACCCCGCGGCGGAGCACGACCGGGCAGCCGCGCCGGCGCCGCTCCGCGCCGCGGAGGGCGTCGATGCAGACGAGCACCACGAGCACCCAGCACCAGGGCGCCGCCACGAGGAGCGCCGTCGACGCCAGGGCGACGAGGAGGGCGTCGTACGTCGCGGGCGTGCCGCTCCCGGACAGGAGCGGGTCGACGACCGGTGCGACGCCCGGTAGGGCGAGCGCGACCGCGCTGACGAGGAGCAGGGAGGCGAGCAGCGCAACGACGGTCACCCGCCATCGCGCAACGCCGACGGTAGAGGACATCCCGAGACCTTTGCGTTTGCGTGCGTTTGCGTCATTCAACGCGCGCTCGCTCTCGTCGTCAAAGGGTTGTCCACAGGTGGCGGTGCCTGGCAGGCTCGCCCCGTGACCTCGGATGCGCGTCTCTTCGCCCTGTTCGACGAGCTCGAGCAGGAGGCGACGGCGGCCTACGACCGGGAGCGCGTCCTCGAGGTGGGGGACCGGAGCCGTGCGGAGTACCGCGCCGTGACGCTGGCCAGCCGCATCGTGGCGTCGGTGGACAGCGAGGTGGCGTTCGACGTGCAGGGCGTCGGCACGGTGCGGGGCGTCGTCGCCCGCACGGGTGACGGCTGGTGCCTCGTCCGGGCGGCGGCCGCGGACTGGGTGATCGCTCTCGCTGCCGTCGAGACCGTCCGGGGCGCCTCGGAGCGCTCGCGCCCGGAGGTCACGTGGTCACCGGTCCAGCGACTGGGCCTGGGCGCCGCGCTCCGCCGCCTCGCGGACGCCGAGACCGAGTGCGTGCTGCACCAGCGCAGCGGCGCGCGGCACGAGTGCGTCGTGCGGCGCGTGGGGGCCGACTTCGTCGAGGTCGCCGTGCGGGGCGGACGGGGTGGGCGGGAGCGCCGGACGGTGCTGGTCGCGACGTCGGCGGTCGCGGCCGTCCGCAGCGGCGTCGCGGCCGCGGTCTAGGTCGGGTCGGGTCGAGGCCCAGGCCGAGGTCTAGGTCGCGTCGGCGTCGTACGGCGGGACCTCGCCCGCAGCGAGCGGTCGCTGGCCGTCGCGCGCCGGCTTGTCCATCTCGTCCTCGGCCAGCGCCTCCATGATGTGCTTGCGCACGATGGTGCGGGGGTCGAGGTCGCGCAGCTCGAGGTCGGCGTACTCCGGGCCGAGCTCCGAGCGGAGGTCGTCCCGGGCGGTCCGCGCGAACCCGCGCAGCTGACGCACCATCTGACCGGCCTGCTTCGCCACCTGCGGGAGGCGCTCGGGTCCGAGCACCATCATCGCGACGAGCCCGATGACCGCGAGCTCGGGCAGGCCGATGCCGAACACGTCAGAACTTCGCGGTCGGCGTGAGCCCGAGCTGCATGCCCGCGAGCCCGCGGCCGCGCCCCGTCAGTCCCTGGGCGATCGCGAGCAGCTGCTGCGCCGCGGGTGTCGTCGGGTCGGACTCCACGATGGGCTTGCCCGCGTCCCCGCCCTCGCGCAGCGACGGGTCGAGCGGGATCCGGCCGAGCACGCGCACGTCGTACCCGAACCGCTGCGAGAGCGTCGCCGCCACGCGGTCGCCGCCGCCGCTGCCGAAGATCTCGAGCTTCTCGCCGGAGTCGGGGCTGACGAAGTAGCTCATGTTCTCGACGACGCCGACCACCCGCTGGTGCATCATCGACGCCATCGTGCCGGCGCGCTCGGCGACCTCCGCAGCCGCCTCCTGCGGGGTCGTCACGACGACGACCTCGGCGTTCGGCAGGTGCTGGCCCAGCGAGATCGCGATGTCGCCGGTGCCCGGGGGGAGGTCGAGGAGGAGCGCGTCGAGGTCGCCCCAGTAGACGTCGGAGAGCATCTGCACGAGCGCCCGGTCGAGCATGGGCCCGCGCCAGGCGACCACCTGGTCGCGGCGGGGCTTGAGCATGCCGATCGAGATCACGGAGACGCCCGACGGCGTCGGGACGGGCATGATCAGGTCGTCGACCTGGGTGGGGCGCGCGTCCGCCACGCCCAGCATCGCGGGGACCGAGTGTCCGTAGATGTCGGCGTCGACGATGCCCACCTTGAGGCCCTGCTGGGCCATGGCGAGCGCCAGGTTCACGGTCACCGACGACTTGCCGACGCCGCCCTTGCCGCTGGCGATGGCGAAGACCCGCGTCAACGAACCCGGCTGCGCGAAGGGGATCTCGCGCTGCGCCTGCCCCCCGCGGAGGGTCTCCTGCAGGCCCTGCCGCTGCTCGGCGTTCATCACGCCGAGCTCGATGTCGACCGAGGTGACGCCGGTGAGGCCGCCGACGGCCGCCGTCACGTCGCGGTTGATGGTGTCCTTGAGGGGGCAGCCCGCCACCGTCAGGAGGACCTTGACGTGCACGGCCCCGTCGGGGGACACCGCGACGTCGTCCACCATGCCGAGCTCGGTGATCGGTCGCTTGATCTCGGGGTCGTTCACGCGGGCGAGCGCGGCCGTGACCTGCTCGACGCTCGGCGTGCCCGTGGGGGTGCCACTCATGGACGCCAGCCTAACCGTCGCCGGGTGCACGCCGAGCGGCGTGGTCGTCCCTCGCGTCCCGGTCGCCCCGCGCGTCGCGGCTGCTGCCGCTGTCGCGCTCCTCGCGCGCCTCCTCCAGCTCGGCGAGGAGGCCGCGGAGCTCGCTGCGCAGGAAGTCCCGCGTCGCGACCTCGCCGACGGCCATCCGCAGCGAGGCGACCTCGCGCGCGAGGAACTCCATGTCCGCGTGGGCCCGGGCGTTCGCGCGTCGGTCCTGCTCGGCCACGACCTTGTCGCGGTTCTCCTGGCGGTTCTGGGCGAGCAGGATGAGCGGCGCGGCGTACGAGGCCTGCAGGCTCAGCATCAGCGTGAGGAAGATGTAGGGGAACGGGTCGAAGCGCCAGCTCGTGGGCGTCACGACGTTCCACAGCACCCACACCGTGACGAACAACGTCATGTAGGCCAGGAACTTCGCGGTCCCCATGAAGCGCGCGAAGTCCTCGGCGAAGCTGCCGAACGAGTCGGAGTCGACGTTCCGCCGACGCCGCACGAACGAGCGGCGCGGGTCGCGCGGGGTGTCGAGGCGGGCGCGGTCGCGCTGGCTCATGCTCCGGCCTCCCGTCGCTCGGCGCGCTCGGCGGCGCGCTCGCGCCAGTCCTCGGGCAGCAGGTGGTCGAGCAGGTCGTCGACGGTGACGGCCCCGAGCAGGCGGCCCTGGTCGTCGGTCACCGGCGCGGCGACGAGGTTGTACGTCGCGAGGTGCGCCGCCACCTCGTCCATCGTGGCGTCCGGGCGGAGCGGGTCGAGCGACTTGTCGATCGCCGTCGCCGCGAGGCTCGAGGGAGGCTCGCGGAGCAGCCGTTGGATGTGGGCGGCGCCGAGCAGCCGGCCCGTGGGGGTCTCGAGCGGCGGCCGGCACACGAACACGAGGGCCGCCAGCGACGGGGTGATGTCCTCGTTGCGCACGTGGGCCAGCGCGTCGGCGACGGTGGCGTCGGGGGAGAGGATCACCGGCTCGGGCGTCATCATGCCGCCGGCCGTCTCCTCGGCGTAGGCCATCATGCGCCGCACGTCGGCGGCCTCCTCCGGCTCCATGAGGGACAGCACCTGGGCCGCGGTGTCGGCCGGGAGGTCGGCGATGAGGTCGGCGGCGTCGTCCGGCGACATCTCCTCGAGCACGTCGGCGGCCCGCTCGGAGCCCAGCTGCTCGACGATCTCGACCTGGTCCTCCTCGGGCATCTCCTCGAGGAGCTCGGCCAGCCGCTCGTCGTCGAGGGCGAGCACGACGGAGCGCCGCCGCTCGTCGGGGAGCTCGTGCACCATGCGGGCGGCGTCGGCAGGACGCATCTCGGCGAGGGCCGCGAGCAGCTGGGTGGCGCCCTGCGCCTCGTCCTTCCGGCCGAGGCCCTCGACCTCGCCCCACTCCACCACGTGGGTCTGGCCGCGCCGACGGAAGCCGCGGGCAGCCTCCTGCACCGCCACGCGGCTGACGAACCAGTCGCGGGTGCGGCCCTGCTCGACCGCGATGTCGAAGACCACGCCCGTCACGTCGGTGTGCCGCAACGTCACGCGGCTGTCGAGCATCTGCGCGATCACGAGGATCTCGGTCGGGCGCTGCTCGAAGCGGCGCACGTTGAGCAGCCCGGTCGTCGCGACGTGGTCGGTCTCGATGGCCAGCACGCGGGTCATCGGGAGGAACACGCGGCGGCGACCGAACACCTCGGTGACGAGGCCCACGACCCGCGGCGCGCCGCCGTCGCTGCGAAGCACCACGACGAGGTCGCGCACCTTGCCCACCTGTTCGCCCTGCGGGTCGAAGACCGGCAGTCCGAGCAGGCGGGCGGCGTACACACGCGGGGTCGGGGAGCTCACGGGCCAACGCTACCGCTCCGCGGCGGGACCGGACGCCAGGCGGTCAGACGGTCAGCAGCACCACGATCAGCAGCACCAGGACCGCCGCCGCCGCGACTGCCAGCGCGGCGATCGCCTGGCCCGACGGCCCACCGGACGACGCGGGTCGGTTCGGTCGCGGGGCCGCGCCCACGAGGGGCGGCGGACCGACCGGGCGGGACGGGGTCGACGGGTTCGAGGGGCTCGAACCACCCGGCCGCGGCGCGGGCCGCGGCAGCGGGGTCGCGGGGTTGGACGCGCTGGAGCCGCGCGACGGTCCACCACCGGGGTGCGGGCGTGCCGGGTTCGAGTGCGCCGGGTTCGAGTGCGCCGGGTTCGAGTGCGCCGGGTTCGAGTGCGCCGGGTTCGAGTGCGCCGGGTTCGAGGGGCTGGACCCCCGGCTGTTCCCGCCTCCGGGTGGCGCGTACGGCGGGGGCGCCTTCCGCGCCCCTCCGGGTCGTGGCGCGCCGGGGCGGGCAGGAAGGCCGGCGCTCGAGCCGGCCGAGGCGGCGTCACCGCGGTACGGCGGGGGCGTCCGGCGGTGCGGGCTCGACCCGGAGCTGTGGCCCGACGACGACGGCGACGAGGGGTGGGACCCCCCGGTGCCCGACGACCCGGCGATCCCGCCGCGCTCGCCGCGGTCGGGGACCAGGCGGAGCTCGTCCCGCGTGCGGGCCCGGTCCGCGACGGCGCGCAGGTCGCGGCGCATCGCGGCGGCGTCGGGGTAGCGGGCGGCGGGGTCCTTCGCCATCGAGCGACGCAGCACGGCGTTGATCATGCGGGCCAGCGGGTCGGTCTCCTGGAACTGCGGCACCGGCTCGTTGAGGTGCGCGAGACCGACCTCGACGTCGGTGCCGGCGAACGGGGGACGCCCGGCGAGGGTCGTCCAGAGCACGCACCCGAGGGCGTAGATGTCGCTGGCAGGCGAGGCGGCCTCGCCGCGGCACCGCTCGGGCGCCATGTAGCCCATCGTGCCGGCGACGGAGCCCGCCACCGTGAGCCCGGGCTGGTCGCCCTGCGCGATGCCGAAGTCGCAGAGGTAGGCGTGGAGGTCGTCGCTCGCGTCGCGCAGCAGCACGTTGCTCGGCTTCACGTCGCGGTGGATGACACCGGCCGTGTGGGCGTCGTGGAGGGCGCCCGCCGTCTGGGCGACCACGGTCGCGGCATCGCGCACCGGGAGCCCGCCCTGGGCCTTGATGGCCTGGCCGAGGTCGCCTCCGCGGACGTTCTGCATCGCGATGTAGAGGCAGCCGTCCTGCTCGCCGTGGTCGTAGATGTGGATGACGTGCACCGAGTCCAGGCGCGCCAGCGTGGCCGCCTCGCGCACGAAGCGCTCGTGGTAGTCGTCCTGCGCGGCGTACTGCGGCGACAGCACCTTGAGGGCCACCGTGCGGCCGAGGCCGGACTGCTCCGCGGCGTACACCACGCCCATGCCGCCCTGACCGATCTGGCCGGTGATCCGGTAGGCGCCGAAATCGTCACCCACCTGGGGGAACTTCGCCACGCGGCCTCCTCACCGACTCGATGCTGCTCCGCGGCCTGCGGGTCCTTGCAGTGCCGAACGAACCTATCCCACCCGGGACACGCCCAGAAACGCGGTGGGACCCGCGGGATCGGCGGCGGTGCCCGGTCAGCGCCAGGCGAACGTGGCGAGGATGGACCCGATCTCCGCGGCGGCCTCGTCCTCGGGCGTGTCGACCGACTGGCTGAAGGTCAGGGTGTGTGCCATCCCGTCCTTGAGGGCCACGAACTGGTGGACGCGGTAGGGCACGTCGCCGGCCGCGAGGAGGGTGGCCGACTGGTAGACGGCGTCGACGCCGTCGAGCGCGTAGATGCCGTGGGCCTCGATGTCCTCGGCGCCGAGCTGCTGCAGGCTGGTCATCATCCCGATGCCGACCTGGTTGAGCGTCGTGCTGGCGGGCACGGGCTCCTCGACGGTGTTGATGTTGTGGCTGAACCCGCGTGTCGGCACCGTGGCCACCATCGCCGACGTGATGGAGGAGGACCGGTGGTCGTAGGGCTCCCAGCCCTCGAGCGCCCGGTAGGTGAAGGCGTCGGTCGTGACGACCTCGCCGCTCGCCGGGGTCGCGGTCGCGGCGGCGGGGAAGGTCGTGCCCGACGCGCTGCCCCCGGCGGGCTCGTCCGGCGTCGCCGCGGAGGTCGGGTCCTCGGACTCCCCGGCCCCCTCGGACTCGCCGGCCTCCTCGGACTCGCCGGACTCCGTCGGCTCCGTGGATGTCGACGAGCCGTCGCCGCTGCTCTCGTCCGTCGTGTCGTCGCGCGTCATCACGAGGGCGCCGACGGCGGTGGCCGCGATGAGCACGACGCCGACGAGCCCGGCGGCGACCCAGGGGAGGGCCCGCGAGCGGCGCGCCGGCGGCCGCCCCCCGCCGGGCGGCAGGCCGGTGCTCGTTCCCGGCCC
This Nocardioides alkalitolerans DNA region includes the following protein-coding sequences:
- a CDS encoding LysM domain-containing protein codes for the protein MTVVALLASLLLVSAVALALPGVAPVVDPLLSGSGTPATYDALLVALASTALLVAAPWCWVLVVLVCIDALRGAERRRRGCPVVLRRGVLLALGVTTAVALAQPATAGTAPAADPSTTGETAVGTAGAVGALAGGRAASPTAELLDGLPLPDRPDGLVPAVGPATAADAGTGPGPGPAGDEDLPHHVVVTGDDLWSIAAAHLPPAADDTAALEATLALHRANADVIGPDPDLILPGQRLDLGALSRPSE
- a CDS encoding sec-independent translocase; protein product: MFGIGLPELAVIGLVAMMVLGPERLPQVAKQAGQMVRQLRGFARTARDDLRSELGPEYADLELRDLDPRTIVRKHIMEALAEDEMDKPARDGQRPLAAGEVPPYDADAT
- a CDS encoding protein kinase; this translates as MAKFPQVGDDFGAYRITGQIGQGGMGVVYAAEQSGLGRTVALKVLSPQYAAQDDYHERFVREAATLARLDSVHVIHIYDHGEQDGCLYIAMQNVRGGDLGQAIKAQGGLPVRDAATVVAQTAGALHDAHTAGVIHRDVKPSNVLLRDASDDLHAYLCDFGIAQGDQPGLTVAGSVAGTMGYMAPERCRGEAASPASDIYALGCVLWTTLAGRPPFAGTDVEVGLAHLNEPVPQFQETDPLARMINAVLRRSMAKDPAARYPDAAAMRRDLRAVADRARTRDELRLVPDRGERGGIAGSSGTGGSHPSSPSSSGHSSGSSPHRRTPPPYRGDAASAGSSAGLPARPGAPRPGGARKAPPPYAPPGGGNSRGSSPSNPAHSNPAHSNPAHSNPAHSNPAHSNPARPHPGGGPSRGSSASNPATPLPRPAPRPGGSSPSNPSTPSRPVGPPPLVGAAPRPNRPASSGGPSGQAIAALAVAAAAVLVLLIVVLLTV
- a CDS encoding P-loop NTPase, whose amino-acid sequence is MSGTPTGTPSVEQVTAALARVNDPEIKRPITELGMVDDVAVSPDGAVHVKVLLTVAGCPLKDTINRDVTAAVGGLTGVTSVDIELGVMNAEQRQGLQETLRGGQAQREIPFAQPGSLTRVFAIASGKGGVGKSSVTVNLALAMAQQGLKVGIVDADIYGHSVPAMLGVADARPTQVDDLIMPVPTPSGVSVISIGMLKPRRDQVVAWRGPMLDRALVQMLSDVYWGDLDALLLDLPPGTGDIAISLGQHLPNAEVVVVTTPQEAAAEVAERAGTMASMMHQRVVGVVENMSYFVSPDSGEKLEIFGSGGGDRVAATLSQRFGYDVRVLGRIPLDPSLREGGDAGKPIVESDPTTPAAQQLLAIAQGLTGRGRGLAGMQLGLTPTAKF
- a CDS encoding DUF1003 domain-containing protein, whose product is MSQRDRARLDTPRDPRRSFVRRRRNVDSDSFGSFAEDFARFMGTAKFLAYMTLFVTVWVLWNVVTPTSWRFDPFPYIFLTLMLSLQASYAAPLILLAQNRQENRDKVVAEQDRRANARAHADMEFLAREVASLRMAVGEVATRDFLRSELRGLLAELEEAREERDSGSSRDARGDRDARDDHAARRAPGDG
- a CDS encoding CBS domain-containing protein, producing the protein MSSPTPRVYAARLLGLPVFDPQGEQVGKVRDLVVVLRSDGGAPRVVGLVTEVFGRRRVFLPMTRVLAIETDHVATTGLLNVRRFEQRPTEILVIAQMLDSRVTLRHTDVTGVVFDIAVEQGRTRDWFVSRVAVQEAARGFRRRGQTHVVEWGEVEGLGRKDEAQGATQLLAALAEMRPADAARMVHELPDERRRSVVLALDDERLAELLEEMPEEDQVEIVEQLGSERAADVLEEMSPDDAADLIADLPADTAAQVLSLMEPEEAADVRRMMAYAEETAGGMMTPEPVILSPDATVADALAHVRNEDITPSLAALVFVCRPPLETPTGRLLGAAHIQRLLREPPSSLAATAIDKSLDPLRPDATMDEVAAHLATYNLVAAPVTDDQGRLLGAVTVDDLLDHLLPEDWRERAAERAERREAGA
- a CDS encoding Rv3235 family protein; translated protein: MTTTDRRPTSPTSPIVPTNPSHQPAPRGSVVPLAGRRPVSPVRDAVQGTLALDLVPVLDPPAPAPQRTGPAVAGPGADVVRVDLRRRRRLESWAHRYVQAAAEIAGGDRPASQLLRWTAAPVHTDLTRRGHLVARASVRGGGRARDAVRPQVRSVHAGFVADDVAEVSAHVRYGRRSRAVAARFELRAERWICTALEFA